In one window of Halomarina pelagica DNA:
- a CDS encoding phospholipase D-like domain-containing protein encodes MRRVVLIWLVLVPGLVASPPAAATLPAAEHQPAPHRDTHALSDPHREPRREPRLAGVYPNPVAADDAGEFVVLDAPPATRLGAYRLADEELTADLPATTVGGRIVLTTAPDRVRRLLDERVIGVSELPALSNAGERLRLLRNDAPVDSLRYRNAPEGERYVRGAERRRWRPLGATDRRVVESGPANATAFVLPDSPGIPVRVLADAEERILLAGYTFTSDRVATELLRAHRRGVRVEVLVEGGPVGGMTTAQASALDRLAAAGIPVHVVDGPRARYAYHHAKYAVADDRALVLTENWKPSGIGGRSSRGWGVVVNDARTAEALAATFRADTGWLDTRPWRAFRRDASFVNATVAAGDYPRRIAPERLRVERVRVLAAPDNAERALRGVVANATRSVDVVQVSLGGPDGPFTGAAVAAARRGVRVRVLLSGAWYVREENAALAERLNALATRENVPLSVRLADPRGRFEKVHAKGVVVDGDLAVVGSLNWNAHAARENREVALVLEGEAVGEYYGRAFEADWRASSTRTRVPLGLLGAIAAAAAGVLALARRVEFE; translated from the coding sequence GTGCGCAGGGTCGTCCTGATCTGGCTGGTCCTCGTCCCCGGACTCGTCGCGAGTCCGCCAGCCGCGGCCACCCTCCCCGCCGCCGAGCACCAGCCGGCTCCGCATCGGGATACGCACGCCCTCTCGGATCCACACCGGGAACCGCGCCGTGAGCCGCGACTCGCCGGCGTCTACCCGAACCCCGTCGCGGCGGACGACGCGGGCGAGTTCGTCGTCCTCGACGCGCCCCCCGCGACGCGACTGGGCGCGTATCGACTGGCCGACGAGGAGCTGACCGCCGACCTGCCGGCGACGACCGTCGGCGGTCGGATCGTCCTGACGACCGCGCCCGACCGCGTCCGTCGCCTCCTCGACGAGCGGGTGATCGGCGTCTCCGAACTCCCCGCGCTCTCGAACGCAGGCGAGCGCCTCCGGCTGCTCCGGAACGACGCGCCCGTCGACTCGCTCCGGTATCGGAACGCGCCGGAGGGGGAGCGATACGTCCGCGGGGCGGAGCGTCGCCGTTGGCGACCGCTCGGCGCGACCGACCGCCGCGTCGTCGAGAGCGGCCCGGCGAACGCCACGGCGTTCGTCCTCCCCGATTCCCCCGGAATCCCGGTTCGCGTCCTCGCTGACGCCGAGGAGCGCATCCTGCTCGCCGGGTACACGTTCACCTCCGACCGGGTCGCGACCGAACTCCTCCGGGCGCACCGCCGCGGCGTCCGGGTCGAGGTGCTCGTCGAGGGCGGTCCCGTCGGCGGAATGACGACCGCGCAGGCGAGCGCCCTCGACCGGCTCGCGGCGGCGGGGATCCCGGTTCACGTCGTCGACGGGCCGCGGGCGCGCTACGCCTACCACCACGCGAAATACGCCGTCGCGGACGACCGGGCGCTCGTACTCACGGAGAACTGGAAACCCTCCGGGATAGGGGGGCGCTCGAGCAGGGGATGGGGCGTCGTCGTGAACGACGCGCGGACCGCCGAGGCGCTGGCGGCGACGTTCCGCGCCGATACCGGCTGGCTCGACACGCGCCCCTGGCGCGCGTTCCGCCGGGACGCCTCGTTCGTGAACGCCACGGTCGCGGCGGGCGACTACCCGCGACGGATCGCTCCGGAGCGCCTCCGCGTTGAGCGCGTTCGGGTACTCGCCGCGCCGGACAACGCGGAGCGCGCGCTCCGCGGCGTCGTCGCGAACGCGACGCGCTCGGTGGACGTGGTGCAGGTGTCGCTCGGCGGTCCCGACGGCCCCTTCACCGGCGCGGCGGTCGCGGCGGCGCGACGCGGCGTTCGGGTGCGCGTCCTGCTGAGCGGCGCGTGGTACGTCCGGGAGGAGAACGCCGCGCTCGCAGAGCGGCTGAACGCGCTCGCGACCAGGGAGAACGTCCCGCTGTCGGTGCGCCTCGCCGACCCGCGGGGGCGATTCGAGAAGGTGCACGCGAAGGGCGTCGTCGTCGACGGCGACCTGGCCGTCGTCGGGAGCCTCAACTGGAACGCGCACGCCGCGCGAGAGAACAGGGAGGTGGCGCTCGTGCTGGAGGGCGAGGCGGTCGGGGAGTACTACGGCCGGGCGTTCGAGGCCGACTGGCGCGCGAGTTCGACGCGGACGCGCGTCCCGCTCGGCCTGCTCGGGGCGATCGCCGCGGCCGCGGCGGGGGTGCTGGCGCTCGCCAGGCGGGTGGAGTTCGAGTGA
- a CDS encoding DHH family phosphoesterase, which yields MSPFHAGNDSGSVSTITVYDLAPDCTADVVEVGANYHATVNGVVEYGVFVDLSDSVSGLVHESELQGSYRVGDSLIVRLEEIRDNGDLSFTEIQPEDYRTEVVEQDHGVAVADLDDAVGDTVHLEGEIVQIRQTGGPTIFQLRDATGVVPCAGFEEAGVRAYPDLAVGDLVRFVGVVERRNGSFQLEVERVESIEDPESVRADLDAALDEAAEPHDTEPLVEWPAFDQLRDDLAGVAKILRRAILDGRPIRMRHHADGDGMCASVPLQLALERYIAEVNEDPDAPRHLLRRLPSKAPFYEMEDVTRDLNFALEDRERHGQQLPLLLMLDNGSTEEDTPAYRTLAEYDIPIVVVDHHHPDPEAVEPYVEAHVNPYLHGEDYRITTGMMCVELARMIDPDLTDSVRHIPAVAGLCDRSRADAMDDYLALAAEAGYDEDDLDDVGEALDYAAFWLRYNDGTNLVNDVLGVDPAVRERHERLVELLASRAERDRDRQLDVALPHTEHGTLDNGAHLYRVDVENHAHRFTYPAPGKTTGAIHDRKVREHAGDPVITIGYGPDFAVLRSDGVRLDIPEMVTQLTDEHPGAGVSGGGHLVVGSIKFVSGRREEVLDALVEKMADAAIDEELRSTLLRE from the coding sequence ATGTCTCCGTTCCACGCCGGAAACGACTCCGGCTCGGTCTCTACTATCACGGTGTACGACCTCGCACCGGACTGCACCGCCGACGTCGTCGAAGTCGGGGCGAACTACCACGCTACGGTCAACGGCGTCGTCGAGTACGGCGTCTTCGTCGATCTCTCCGACAGCGTCTCCGGGCTCGTCCACGAGTCGGAACTCCAGGGGAGCTACCGGGTCGGCGACTCGCTCATCGTCCGTCTCGAGGAGATCCGGGACAACGGCGACCTGAGCTTCACCGAGATCCAGCCCGAGGACTACCGTACCGAGGTCGTCGAGCAGGACCACGGCGTCGCCGTCGCGGACCTCGACGACGCGGTGGGCGACACGGTCCACCTCGAGGGCGAGATCGTCCAGATCCGCCAGACCGGCGGCCCGACGATCTTCCAGCTCCGCGACGCGACGGGCGTCGTGCCCTGCGCCGGCTTCGAGGAGGCGGGCGTTCGCGCCTACCCCGACCTCGCCGTCGGCGACCTCGTCCGCTTCGTCGGCGTGGTCGAGCGCCGGAACGGCTCGTTCCAGCTCGAAGTCGAGCGCGTCGAGTCGATCGAGGACCCCGAGTCGGTCCGCGCCGACCTCGACGCCGCGCTCGACGAGGCGGCCGAACCGCACGACACCGAACCGCTCGTCGAGTGGCCCGCGTTCGATCAACTGCGCGACGACCTCGCCGGCGTGGCGAAGATCCTCCGCCGGGCCATCCTCGACGGTCGTCCGATCCGGATGCGCCACCACGCCGACGGCGACGGGATGTGCGCGTCGGTCCCGCTCCAGCTCGCGCTCGAACGCTACATCGCCGAGGTCAACGAGGACCCCGACGCCCCGCGGCACCTCCTTCGCCGCCTGCCGAGCAAGGCCCCCTTCTACGAGATGGAGGACGTGACGCGCGATCTCAACTTCGCCCTGGAGGACCGCGAGCGCCACGGCCAGCAACTCCCCCTCCTGCTCATGCTCGACAACGGCTCGACGGAGGAGGACACGCCGGCCTACCGGACGCTCGCCGAGTACGACATCCCCATCGTGGTCGTCGATCACCACCACCCCGACCCCGAGGCGGTCGAGCCGTACGTCGAGGCGCACGTCAACCCCTACCTCCACGGCGAGGACTACCGCATCACGACCGGGATGATGTGCGTCGAACTCGCGCGCATGATCGATCCCGACCTCACGGACTCGGTGCGTCACATCCCGGCCGTCGCGGGGCTGTGCGACCGCTCGCGCGCCGACGCGATGGACGACTACCTCGCGCTCGCCGCGGAGGCCGGGTACGACGAGGACGACCTCGACGACGTCGGCGAGGCGCTCGACTACGCCGCCTTCTGGCTCCGTTACAACGACGGGACCAACCTCGTGAACGACGTCCTCGGCGTCGACCCGGCCGTCCGCGAGCGTCACGAGCGGCTGGTCGAGTTGCTCGCCTCGCGCGCCGAGCGCGACCGCGACCGCCAGCTCGACGTGGCGCTCCCGCACACCGAGCACGGGACGCTCGACAACGGCGCGCACCTCTACCGCGTGGACGTGGAGAACCACGCCCACCGCTTCACCTACCCCGCCCCCGGCAAGACCACCGGCGCGATCCACGACCGCAAGGTCCGCGAGCACGCCGGCGACCCGGTCATCACCATCGGCTACGGTCCCGACTTCGCCGTCCTCCGCAGCGACGGCGTTCGCCTCGACATTCCCGAGATGGTCACCCAGCTCACCGACGAGCACCCCGGTGCGGGCGTCTCCGGCGGCGGCCACCTCGTCGTCGGGAGCATCAAGTTCGTCTCCGGTCGACGCGAGGAGGTCCTCGACGCCCTGGTCGAGAAGATGGCCGACGCCGCGATCGACGAGGAACTCCGCAGCACGCTCCTGCGGGAGTAG
- a CDS encoding Mov34/MPN/PAD-1 family protein, whose product MRLFRSGEILGIARATLEFALEASAQTHPNEYMGLLRGEDARTLGLDESGTVITDVLVIPGTESNPVSATVKTGMVPNDLRAAGSVHSHPNGVLYPSDADLATFGKGDVHIIIGAPYGDDDWRAFDRDGEETDLAVLDVEIPEPEERFFDFTQADIDEELSYDEEWKTGDRETDDEWVDDERADDEGWR is encoded by the coding sequence ATGCGGCTGTTCCGCTCGGGCGAAATCCTCGGCATCGCGCGCGCGACGCTCGAGTTCGCCCTCGAGGCGTCCGCCCAGACGCACCCCAACGAGTACATGGGCCTGCTGCGCGGCGAGGACGCCCGAACGCTCGGCCTCGACGAGTCGGGGACGGTCATCACCGACGTGCTCGTCATCCCCGGCACCGAGTCCAATCCCGTGAGCGCGACGGTAAAGACCGGTATGGTCCCGAACGACCTGCGCGCCGCCGGCTCCGTCCACTCCCACCCGAACGGCGTGCTCTACCCGAGCGACGCCGACCTCGCGACCTTCGGCAAGGGCGACGTTCACATCATCATCGGCGCACCCTACGGTGACGACGACTGGCGCGCGTTCGACCGCGACGGCGAGGAGACCGACCTCGCCGTGCTCGACGTGGAGATCCCCGAACCGGAGGAGCGCTTCTTCGACTTCACCCAGGCGGACATCGACGAGGAACTCTCCTACGACGAGGAGTGGAAGACCGGCGATCGAGAGACCGACGACGAGTGGGTCGACGACGAGCGGGCCGACGACGAGGGGTGGCGATGA
- a CDS encoding FAD synthase → MTRTVVAQGTFDILHPGHLHYLEQAAELGEVYVIIARRENVTHKAKPVLPDRQRRDMVAALAPVDHAVLGHREDIFVPIEEIAPDVILLGHDQHHDPAAIAAALDERGIDCEVRRATGRDPRYEGELFSTGDIVDAICRERC, encoded by the coding sequence ATGACCCGGACGGTCGTCGCGCAGGGGACGTTCGACATCCTCCACCCCGGTCACCTCCACTACCTCGAACAGGCCGCCGAACTGGGCGAGGTGTACGTCATCATCGCCCGCCGGGAGAACGTCACGCACAAGGCGAAGCCGGTCCTCCCGGACCGCCAGCGCCGGGACATGGTCGCCGCGCTCGCCCCCGTCGACCACGCCGTCCTCGGCCACCGGGAGGACATCTTCGTCCCCATCGAGGAGATCGCCCCGGACGTGATCCTCCTGGGCCACGACCAGCACCACGACCCGGCGGCGATCGCGGCCGCCCTCGACGAGCGGGGCATCGACTGCGAGGTGCGCCGCGCGACCGGCCGGGACCCCCGCTACGAGGGCGAACTGTTCTCGACGGGCGACATCGTCGACGCGATCTGTCGGGAGCGCTGCTAG
- a CDS encoding pyridoxal phosphate-dependent aminotransferase — protein MNFDFADRVERVEPSATLAISGLATELESEGVDVVDLSVGEPDFPTPEAIVEAATEAMEAGHTGYAPTRGVRGLREAIADDLARRNLDYEADEIVVTPGAKQALFETFQTLVDDGDEVVLLDPAWVSYEAMAKLAGGSLSRVDLSESTFQLEPALDDLAETVSDDTELLVVNSPSNPSGAVFSDAALEGVRDLAVDHDVTVIADEIYDRITYDVEPTSLATLDGMRERTVTINGFSKAFSMTGWRLGYLAAPEELIGQAGKVQSHSVSSATHFVQHAGITALRECDDAVNQMAQAFRERRDLLTDLFADRGVEVPVGDGAFYMMLPVSEDDARWCEDALSEAHVATVPGSAFGTPGYARLSYAASEERLREGVNRLADGGFLG, from the coding sequence ATGAACTTCGACTTCGCAGACCGCGTCGAACGCGTCGAACCGAGCGCGACGCTCGCCATCAGCGGCCTCGCCACCGAACTCGAATCGGAGGGCGTGGACGTGGTGGACCTGAGCGTCGGCGAACCAGACTTCCCGACCCCCGAGGCGATCGTCGAGGCCGCGACGGAGGCGATGGAGGCCGGCCACACCGGCTACGCACCCACCAGGGGCGTCCGCGGCCTCCGGGAGGCCATCGCCGACGACCTCGCGCGCCGGAACCTCGACTACGAGGCCGACGAGATCGTCGTCACGCCGGGCGCGAAGCAGGCGCTGTTCGAGACCTTCCAGACGCTCGTCGACGACGGGGACGAGGTCGTCCTCCTCGATCCGGCGTGGGTCTCCTACGAGGCCATGGCGAAGCTGGCGGGCGGGTCGCTCTCGCGGGTCGACCTCTCGGAATCCACGTTCCAGCTCGAACCGGCCCTCGACGACCTCGCGGAGACCGTCTCCGACGACACCGAACTGCTCGTCGTCAACTCCCCGAGCAACCCCTCGGGTGCGGTGTTCTCCGACGCCGCCCTGGAGGGCGTCCGCGACCTCGCCGTGGACCACGACGTGACGGTGATCGCCGACGAGATCTACGACCGGATCACCTACGACGTCGAGCCGACCAGCCTCGCCACTCTCGACGGCATGCGCGAGCGCACGGTCACGATCAACGGCTTCTCGAAGGCCTTCTCGATGACCGGCTGGCGGCTGGGCTACCTCGCCGCGCCGGAGGAGCTGATCGGGCAGGCGGGCAAGGTGCAGTCGCACTCGGTCTCCTCCGCGACCCACTTCGTCCAGCACGCGGGTATCACCGCCCTGCGCGAGTGCGACGACGCGGTGAACCAGATGGCCCAGGCGTTCCGCGAGCGCCGCGACCTCCTCACGGATCTCTTCGCCGACCGCGGCGTGGAGGTGCCGGTCGGGGACGGGGCGTTCTACATGATGCTGCCGGTCAGCGAGGACGACGCCCGGTGGTGCGAGGACGCGCTGAGCGAGGCGCACGTCGCCACCGTCCCCGGGAGCGCGTTCGGCACGCCCGGCTACGCCCGCCTCTCCTACGCGGCAAGCGAGGAGCGGTTGAGGGAGGGCGTGAACCGCCTCGCCGACGGCGGGTTCCTCGGCTGA
- the ribH gene encoding 6,7-dimethyl-8-ribityllumazine synthase, with protein sequence MVALGLVVARFNREVTEQMEEAARDAAAEAGADVVETLSVPGAYDAPLAADRLARRDDVDAVVVVGAIHGGDTDHDQVIGHAAARGLTDVSLKRDTPVALGVTGPGMSMDEARARVDYGARAVESALALVDELEVAE encoded by the coding sequence ATGGTAGCGTTAGGGCTCGTGGTCGCGCGGTTCAACCGCGAGGTCACCGAGCAGATGGAGGAGGCGGCCCGCGACGCGGCCGCGGAGGCCGGCGCGGACGTCGTCGAGACGCTCTCCGTCCCGGGCGCGTACGACGCGCCGCTCGCGGCCGACCGCCTCGCCCGGCGCGACGACGTGGACGCCGTCGTCGTCGTCGGGGCCATCCACGGCGGCGACACCGACCACGATCAGGTGATCGGGCACGCCGCCGCGCGGGGGCTGACCGACGTGAGCCTGAAGCGCGACACGCCCGTCGCGCTCGGCGTCACCGGCCCCGGGATGAGCATGGACGAGGCGCGCGCCCGCGTCGACTACGGGGCGCGCGCCGTCGAGAGCGCGCTGGCGCTCGTCGACGAACTGGAGGTAGCAGAGTGA
- a CDS encoding flippase activity-associated protein Agl23 yields the protein MAAGVRNWTPRRASLAVAAVALLALAARLLLLGDRVAHWDEARVGYWILDYARTGSYEYRPIIHGPFYHHVNAVVFSVLGPTDAAMRLVPAVVGGLLPLSALLLRERLRGGEQVALALFLAANPVLLYYTRFMRGDPLVGAFMFVAFGLFVRYLDTRAYRYVLAGVAFVALGFTVKENAPVYLLCWVGAAAVVAYFELFAAARRGESVSGVVERWLGLDRRRAVWRAALDRARAGDDQRTDDDRRTDDDAPRSNDDPRTIEDGGSPRGARRALAPLAVAAAAVAEFLAIVVFFYAPRSGDPDELGLGNALGDPAMWGPVVEAATLGSWRSFVEIWIDGSATEHGYLPYLGDYLLTLAFGAAMLCLFAVVGFLAESFAEERPRGLVLGTFAWGVASVLGYPVITDIKAPWATVHAVLPLAVPAAVGVALVYRWGRAAFASNDRLGVGVAATVLLLVSAQVGAMGATAVYLHPQSPENELVQYAQPAADLHPTLADVERAAATTEGTDVLVYGERYVDEHPSRSSAYRPACVKWFELLPLPWYFERGDVAVSCARTPAELDAMAERPPVVVADAGERTELRARFPGYEARTGKLRTTDSEVLFLVDTSRLPREGDRGPERRRR from the coding sequence ATGGCAGCAGGCGTCCGGAACTGGACCCCGCGACGCGCCTCCCTCGCCGTCGCCGCCGTCGCCCTCCTCGCGCTCGCGGCGCGCCTCCTCCTCCTCGGCGACCGGGTGGCTCACTGGGACGAAGCCCGCGTCGGCTACTGGATCCTCGACTACGCGCGGACGGGGAGCTACGAGTACCGCCCCATCATCCACGGGCCGTTCTACCACCACGTCAACGCGGTCGTGTTCTCCGTCCTCGGCCCGACCGACGCCGCGATGCGCCTCGTCCCCGCGGTCGTCGGCGGGCTCCTCCCACTCTCCGCGCTCCTCCTCCGCGAGCGCCTCCGGGGGGGCGAGCAGGTCGCGCTCGCGCTCTTTCTCGCCGCGAACCCCGTCCTGCTCTACTACACCCGCTTCATGCGCGGAGACCCCCTCGTCGGCGCGTTCATGTTCGTCGCGTTCGGCCTGTTCGTCCGGTACCTCGACACGCGCGCGTACCGGTACGTCCTCGCCGGCGTCGCGTTCGTCGCACTCGGGTTCACGGTCAAGGAGAACGCGCCGGTCTACCTCCTGTGCTGGGTCGGCGCGGCCGCCGTCGTCGCCTACTTCGAGCTGTTCGCCGCCGCCCGTCGCGGCGAATCGGTGAGCGGGGTCGTAGAGCGGTGGCTCGGCCTCGACCGCCGTCGCGCGGTCTGGCGGGCCGCGCTCGATCGGGCGCGGGCGGGAGACGACCAGCGGACGGACGACGATCGACGGACAGACGACGACGCCCCCCGGTCGAACGACGATCCGCGGACGATCGAGGACGGCGGCAGCCCCCGCGGCGCGCGGCGCGCCCTCGCTCCCCTCGCCGTCGCCGCCGCGGCCGTCGCCGAGTTCCTCGCGATCGTCGTGTTCTTCTACGCGCCGCGGTCGGGCGATCCGGACGAACTCGGCCTCGGGAACGCGCTCGGCGACCCCGCGATGTGGGGTCCGGTGGTCGAGGCGGCCACGCTGGGGTCGTGGCGCTCGTTCGTCGAGATCTGGATCGACGGGAGCGCGACCGAACACGGCTACCTCCCCTACCTCGGCGACTACCTCCTGACGCTCGCGTTCGGCGCGGCGATGCTCTGTCTGTTCGCGGTCGTCGGCTTCCTCGCGGAGAGCTTCGCGGAGGAGCGCCCCCGGGGGCTCGTCCTCGGCACCTTCGCGTGGGGGGTCGCCTCGGTGCTCGGCTACCCCGTCATCACCGACATAAAGGCCCCGTGGGCAACGGTGCACGCCGTGCTCCCGCTCGCGGTCCCCGCGGCGGTCGGCGTCGCCCTCGTCTACCGCTGGGGGCGGGCGGCGTTCGCCTCGAACGATCGGCTCGGCGTCGGCGTCGCCGCGACCGTCCTCCTGCTCGTCTCGGCGCAGGTCGGCGCGATGGGTGCCACCGCCGTCTACCTCCACCCGCAGTCGCCCGAGAACGAACTCGTCCAGTACGCCCAGCCCGCCGCCGACCTGCACCCGACGCTCGCCGACGTGGAACGCGCCGCGGCGACCACCGAGGGGACGGACGTGCTCGTCTACGGCGAGCGCTACGTCGACGAGCACCCGTCGCGGTCGAGCGCGTACCGCCCCGCCTGCGTCAAGTGGTTCGAACTCCTCCCGCTCCCGTGGTACTTCGAGCGCGGCGACGTCGCGGTGTCCTGCGCGCGGACGCCGGCCGAACTCGACGCGATGGCCGAGCGCCCGCCGGTCGTCGTCGCCGACGCGGGCGAGCGGACGGAACTGCGCGCGCGCTTCCCGGGCTACGAGGCGCGCACGGGCAAGCTCCGGACGACGGACTCCGAGGTGCTCTTCCTGGTCGACACCTCCCGGCTCCCGCGAGAGGGGGATCGGGGGCCGGAACGGCGTCGGCGCTGA
- a CDS encoding 5-(carboxyamino)imidazole ribonucleotide synthase, translated as MQLSTPGPTVGVVGGGQLGRMLGEAAGPLGVEVVALDPTPDCPAAPVVRDQLVGDFDDADGVRELAERADVLTYEIELADPDLLERASEATGTPVHPSPDTLRTIQDKLVQNEWLADAGVPIPEFVRVDDADDLRAAGEELGWPVMLKARRGGYDGRGNVPVEGPGECEGALAEVGAGEAGALAEALVPFERELSVIGAKGADGTATFAVTETIHREEILRESVTPARTSDAVLERAREVAERVLDATEGRGVFGIELFEREGEVLVNEIAPRPHNSGHWTIEGAHASQFDQHLRAVLGWPLAETALRDPTVTANLLGAVERPTEPATLDGVEAILAEPRAHLHWYGKRETRPLRKMGHVTLVGGEGEEEEGRGPSDGSEADTLLSRARDLRSEVTVR; from the coding sequence ATGCAACTGTCAACGCCCGGCCCGACCGTCGGCGTGGTCGGCGGCGGACAGCTCGGCCGCATGCTCGGCGAGGCCGCGGGACCGCTCGGCGTCGAGGTCGTCGCGCTCGATCCGACCCCCGACTGCCCGGCCGCCCCCGTCGTCCGCGACCAGCTCGTGGGCGACTTCGACGACGCTGACGGCGTGCGCGAACTCGCGGAGCGCGCGGACGTGCTCACCTACGAGATCGAACTGGCCGACCCGGACCTCCTGGAGCGAGCGAGCGAGGCGACCGGGACGCCCGTCCATCCCTCGCCCGACACGCTCCGGACGATCCAGGACAAGCTCGTCCAGAACGAGTGGCTGGCCGACGCGGGCGTCCCGATCCCGGAGTTCGTCCGGGTGGACGACGCGGACGACCTCCGGGCCGCGGGCGAGGAACTCGGCTGGCCGGTGATGCTCAAGGCCCGCCGGGGCGGCTACGACGGCCGCGGGAACGTCCCCGTGGAGGGTCCGGGGGAGTGCGAGGGGGCGCTCGCCGAGGTGGGCGCGGGCGAGGCCGGCGCGCTCGCCGAGGCGCTCGTCCCCTTCGAGCGCGAACTCTCGGTCATCGGCGCGAAGGGCGCGGACGGGACGGCGACGTTCGCCGTCACGGAGACGATCCACCGCGAGGAGATCCTCCGGGAGTCCGTGACGCCCGCCCGGACGAGCGACGCGGTGCTCGAGCGCGCGCGAGAGGTCGCGGAACGCGTGCTCGACGCCACCGAGGGCCGGGGCGTCTTCGGCATCGAACTGTTCGAGCGGGAGGGGGAGGTGCTCGTCAACGAGATCGCCCCGCGCCCGCACAACTCCGGGCACTGGACCATCGAGGGGGCGCACGCCTCGCAGTTCGACCAGCACCTCCGCGCGGTGCTGGGGTGGCCGCTCGCGGAGACCGCCCTGCGCGACCCGACGGTGACGGCGAACCTGCTCGGTGCGGTCGAGCGGCCGACGGAACCCGCGACGCTCGACGGGGTCGAGGCGATCCTCGCGGAGCCGCGCGCGCACCTCCACTGGTACGGCAAGCGCGAGACGCGCCCCCTGCGGAAGATGGGCCACGTGACGCTCGTCGGCGGAGAGGGAGAGGAAGAGGAGGGACGAGGACCGAGCGACGGGTCGGAGGCGGACACGCTCCTCTCTCGCGCTCGCGACCTGCGCTCTGAGGTGACCGTCCGATGA